One Triticum dicoccoides isolate Atlit2015 ecotype Zavitan chromosome 5B, WEW_v2.0, whole genome shotgun sequence genomic window carries:
- the LOC119306825 gene encoding lecithin-cholesterol acyltransferase-like 1, with the protein MSTALLRLIALLFLLLPPPLRHYLSPVSGGKASQLNVKHPIILLPGFSCSNLEARLTDAYTPSLPRCGALKGQGWFPLWNDTWDIVNHDYLPCFEEQMSLVFDPILDDYRNIPGVETRVPDFGSTHGITSKNDAGRNEFCLIKLRDELEALGYRDRDTLFGAPYDLRHAPPPPGQPSRVYSDYFARLVELVEHASDKNGGKPAILLGHSFGGRVLLDFVTSTPLPWRQRFIKHLFLVSPTTPTGFMLALTNLASGSSVVQLPTVSSLALRSMWRTFASSLLSMPAPRVFGRRPLVITKERNYSAYDYPDFLAALGFSADGIVPFVKRVLPTMVRIDAPMVPTTYINGVGVQTAEQVMYLDGNFDVATETVYGDGDGTINAASILAFAKEVGTQHRRNNDIPFKFVKIPNATHAGIVIEKHPLARVMAEILEANSD; encoded by the exons ATGAGCACGGCGCTACTTCGGCTGATAGCTctgctgttcctcctcctcccgcctccCCTTCGCCACTACCTCTCGCCAGTAAGCGGCGGCAAGGCCAGCCAGCTCAACGTCAAACACCCCATCATCCTGCTCCCCGGCTTCAGCTGCTCCAACCTCGAGGCGCGGCTGACGGACGCCTATACGCCGTCGCTGCCCCGCTGCGGCGCGCTCAAGGGCCAGGGGTGGTTCCCGCTGTGGAACGACACCTGGGACATCGTCAACCACGACTACCTGCCCTGCTTCGAGGAGCAGATGAGCCTCGTCTTCGACCCCATCCTTGATGACTACCGCAACATCCCCGGCGTGGAGACCCGCGTGCCGGACTTCGGCTCCACCCACGGCATCACCTCCAAGAACGACGC GGGTCGCAACGAATTCTGCCTGATAAAGCTCCGCGACGAGCTGGAGGCGCTGGGTTACCGCGACAGGGACACCCTCTTCGGGGCTCCCTATGACCTGCGGCACGCCCCACCGCCGCCCGGCCAGCCATCCCgggtctactccgactacttcgcccgcCTCGTGGAGCTGGTGGAGCACGCGAGCGACAAGAACGGGGGCAAGCCGGCCATCCTCCTCGGGCACAGCTTCGGCGGCAGGGTCCTCCTGGACTTCGTCACCTCCACGCCCCTGCCGTGGAGGCAGAGGTTCATCAAGCACCTGTTCCTCGTCTCGCCCACGACCCCCACGGGCTTCATGCTCGCGCTCACCAACCTAGCCTCCGGGTCGTCAGTCGTCCAGCTCCCCACCGTCTCATCGCTCGCACTGAGGTCCATGTGGAGGACCTTCGCCAGCTCCCTCCTGTCCATGCCGGCCCCTAGGGTTTTCGGCCGCAGGCCGCTCGTCATCACCAAGGAGAGGAACTACTCCGCCTACGACTACCCAGATTTCCTCGCGGCGCTCGGTTTCAGCGCCGACGGGATCGTGCCCTTCGTGAAACGGGTGCTCCCCACGATGGTGCGCATCGACGCGCCGATGGTGCCGACCACGTACATCAACGGCGTCGGTGTCCAGACGGCGGAGCAGGTAATGTACCTGGATGGTAACTTCGACGTCGCCACCGAGACCGTATACGGCGACGGAGACGGGACCATCAACGCGGCTAGCATTTTGGCGTTTGCCAAGGAGGTGGGCACGCAACATCGCCGGAATAATGACATACCCTTCAAGTTCGTTAAGATTCCTAATGCTACGCACGCCGGTATTGTCATCGAGAAACATCCGCTCGCTAGAGTCATGGCTGAGATTCTGGAAGCTAATTCTGATTGA